A region of the Conyzicola lurida genome:
AGCCGAACACCTGGGACCGGGTGGGTTACTCCCGCACGCTGCTGCTCTCTGACGGCAGCAGCGTCGTCGAGACGATCACCGACTCCGAGCGCGGGGCGAGCTTCGGCTACGACCTCACTGACTTCACCAAACTCTTCGGCAACCTCGTCTCGGGTGCCCGCGCCGAGTGGACCTTCGTCTCCGAGCGGTCGGCGACGCTGATCACCTGGTCGTACGTGTTCCACGCCCGGCCCGGCCGCGGCTGGCTGGTGCGCGCCATCGTCGCGCTGTTCTGGGCCCGGTACATGCGCCGCGTCCTGCCGCGCATCATCGCCGAGATCGAGGCGGTCAACGCACGATCCGCCCACGATCCAGCCGAACGACACGATCCGCTCGCGTCATAACCTCGGGGTCGTGGGTGGCGTGTACGACACCGGCGCCGCGTCGCGCCTCGGCGTCGATCGCGCGGGCGATGAGCTCGTGCGCCTCGTCGTCGAGTCCGGCCGTCGGTTCGTCGAGCAACACGACGTCGGCGCGTTGGGCGAGCCCCTGCGCCACCAGGACCCGCTGCCTCTGACCGCCGGATAGCGCGTGGAACGGCCGGCGCTCGAGGCCCTCGAGGCCCAGCGCCGCGATGCTCTCGCGCACGATTTCGCGGTCGGCGCGACCGAGCGGGCGCCACAGCGGCCGGCCCGCCCAGCGCCCCATCGTCACCGCGTCCAGCACCGTGAGCGGCAGACCGTCGGGTGCGCTGCTGCGCTGCACGACGTAGGCCACCCGCGTCGCCGCGGCCCGCGCGACCGAGCCCGCGCTCGTGCGGTGGGTGCCGGCGAGCGCGCCGAGCAGGGTCGATTTGCCCGAGCCGTTCGCCCCGGCGAGCGCCACGATCTCGCCGCGGACCACCGCGAGCGAGACGTCGCACAGCGCCGTCGTCCCGTCGTGTTCGGCGGAGATCCCGTGGGCGTCGAGCAGCGGCAGGGCGGGGGTGGTCAGAGTCGTCGGCACACGATAACCGTACCTTAATGATTACGATTCTCATGTAGAGTCACCTGCCATGACCTGGCTCACCGATCCGTTCTCGACGGAATTCATGCTGCGCGCACTCGGCGGCGGCACCCTCGTCGCCGCGATCTGCGCGGTCGTCGGAACCTGGGTCGTCATCCGCGGCATGGCGTTCCTCGGCGAGGCCATGGCCCACGGGATGCTCCCCGGCGTCGCCGCCGCGAGCCTGCTGGGCCTGCCCGCGATCGTCGGCGCAACCGTGAGCGCCGCCGTGATGAGCGTCGGCGTCAGCCTGGTGACCCGCCGCGGGCGCCTCTCGAACGACACCGGCATCGGGCTGCTCTTCGTCGGCATGCTCGCCCTCGGCGTGATCATCGTGTCGCACTCGGACAGCTTCGCCGTCGACCTCACCGCCATCCTCTTCGGCGACATCCTCGCCATCGCCGGAGCCGACATCGCACTGCTCGCCGTGGCGCTCGGCGTCACGCTGCTGGTCGCCGCGCTCTTCCACCGTTCGTTCGTCGCGCTCGCCTTCGACTCCCGCGTCGCGGCGACCATGGGGCTCCGGCCCCGGCTCGCCGCGGCCCTGCTCACCGCCCTCGTCACCCTCGCGGTCGTGGCGTCGTACGGCGCGGTCGGCTCGCTGCTCGTCGTCGGCCTGCTTCTCGCCCCGGCCGTCGCCGCCCGGCACTGGGCCGCACGTATCCCCGGCATCATGCTCCTCGCCGCGGCGATCGGCAGCCTCGCGGTGGTGACCGGCCTGCTCGTCTCCTGGCACGCGGGAACCGCAGCCGGGGCGT
Encoded here:
- the aztB gene encoding zinc ABC transporter permease AztB, with amino-acid sequence MTWLTDPFSTEFMLRALGGGTLVAAICAVVGTWVVIRGMAFLGEAMAHGMLPGVAAASLLGLPAIVGATVSAAVMSVGVSLVTRRGRLSNDTGIGLLFVGMLALGVIIVSHSDSFAVDLTAILFGDILAIAGADIALLAVALGVTLLVAALFHRSFVALAFDSRVAATMGLRPRLAAALLTALVTLAVVASYGAVGSLLVVGLLLAPAVAARHWAARIPGIMLLAAAIGSLAVVTGLLVSWHAGTAAGASIAAVSIALAGLSALARRLPVPFQKAPRATTQ
- a CDS encoding SRPBCC family protein; protein product: MEAHSAGSSVYGLARAHTGISWDVALQTPPPAFYPSFGPLPAVVGVQNQPNTWDRVGYSRTLLLSDGSSVVETITDSERGASFGYDLTDFTKLFGNLVSGARAEWTFVSERSATLITWSYVFHARPGRGWLVRAIVALFWARYMRRVLPRIIAEIEAVNARSAHDPAERHDPLAS
- the aztA gene encoding zinc ABC transporter ATP-binding protein AztA codes for the protein MPTTLTTPALPLLDAHGISAEHDGTTALCDVSLAVVRGEIVALAGANGSGKSTLLGALAGTHRTSAGSVARAAATRVAYVVQRSSAPDGLPLTVLDAVTMGRWAGRPLWRPLGRADREIVRESIAALGLEGLERRPFHALSGGQRQRVLVAQGLAQRADVVLLDEPTAGLDDEAHELIARAIDAEARRGAGVVHATHDPEVMTRADRVVRLDRGRIVR